Part of the Leishmania infantum JPCM5 genome chromosome 20 genome is shown below.
acgcacccacaaagagagagagcgaagcaaCGCTCAACACTGCCATTGCGGTTtcgcaccaccagcacccccgccctcccgccgctctcgctctctttttctaTCTTCACCCTCTTCATTCTCTTTTACTTGTGTCTTCCATAGACTAGATACCCAACCCCTCCTTCCTCACGAGCACCACCAcatctctctgtctctccctctctcgacCTTCGCTCTCATTGTGCGCGCTTGTTTTCCTGTCCTTCGCCTTTTGTCTTGTCGTCTTTACTCTTCGCTCCTCACTAGACTCTTCTCTCGTTGCCTCATCACCGtttccaccccacccccaccgccacacaccctcgacacacatacgccagcagctcttcacaccctcgccgccaccctcctccgcttTCTTTGCGCCATTGTTGCTGTGACAGCTGCTTGCGGCTCACGGATCTCCCTCgtctcccttcctcgccgGTCGCGGGCATGTCGTCTTCTGCTGGACTTCGCGACCTGGGCCGCAACCAGAcaacggcgcagcgcgccatGGTGGCTCGAAagggcgcagcaccgccgctgcaccgcaacGCTGGCCggtctgctgccgctgcgacgtttgtgcggccgccgcgcgcctcGCCGGCTGCTGTGCCCGCGCCCGCGAGCTGCGGCACTGCGGGGCCGCTGGAACAGgcctctcctgctgctgctgccgtgccgtgcgcgcgtggtGCTGGACTGCCGACGGTGAgcgcggtgccggtgctgtcgctggactgcgaggcggagcgcggctgcgctggcgtgGCGCCTGCGACGGTGGCCGCCACGGTGGCGCCCGCAGTgcacgtggcggcgccggtgtgcgGGACGCGCAGGCTTTCGGCGAtgcctgctgccgcgctggtggaggcgTTCAGGGCGACGTGCGAGGGGCACGTGGCGGACGTTGCGTGCACGCCGCAGggcaaggcgctgctgcaggcggcgctgcggacgCAGCGgccggaggtgctggacTCTGTGGTGACGGAGCTGTGCCCACGGctgcgcgacgtggcggtgGACGTGCACGGGTGCCACGTGCTGCGGACGCTGGTGGAGGCGTGCACTGCGGAGCAGACGGAGGCGCTGATTGGCGCGATGCACGCGTCGGTTGTGCTGAACATGTGCACTGCGTCGCAGTacacgcggcgcacgctgcagtcgctgTTCGAGCGGCGCGAGGTGGACCTGTCTGCGCTTGTGCACGTGCTCGCGGACAACGCGGGGTACCttgcggcgacgcagcagggGTGCATCTCGCTGATGCGCGTGTTCGAGCTgtgcgacgcggcgcagaaggcggagctggtgcgcgagctgctgccgaagTTGGCTGCGCTGTCGATGGATGCGTTTGCGAACTACATGGTGCAGTGCGCGATCGAGCACAGCGATCGCACGACGGCCGCGCAGTACGTTGTGGCCCACTTCACCGGCAACATATTGCAGATGAGCTGCAACAAGCACTCCAGCAACGTGCTGGAGGTTGTCCTGCGGTGCTGTGGCGAGGTcccggcggtgcggcgccttTTTCTGGACGAGCTGGTTTTCAACCCAGCCGCCctgaaggaggtggtgggcgaTCTGTACGGGAACTTTGTGGTGCAGGCGCTGATCGGCGTTGTGACGAACCCGATGGAGTTCAAGCGCGTGGAGGACCGCCTGCGCCCCGCACTGGTGGGGTGCCAGTTCGCGGCGAAGATCGAGGGGAAGATCAAGGCGAAGCGTCCAGTCCCGCCCCACGCGGGCGGTGCGGTGCACCATCATCCCTACCCGCAgtcgcaccagcagcggccgcttTCGGTGCCGTGCACCATGCCTGACCATGCTGGCCCCTGCGCGCCTAGCGTCAGAGCCACTATACCGCTTTCACAGATGCCGGTGATGTCTGCCGGTGAGGCGCGCGTTCCGTCTCAAGGCTACTGTCACCGCCCCTACGACCGCAATCCGCTATGCTGCGTACCGCTGgcagctgagcagcagcaaccgcagaAGGTGGAGCAGGCGCCATCTGAGCATGTTTACCCTGCTGATCACTTCCGGTTCCCAATTCTCAAAGAGCGTACCGCTGctcgcaccgccggcgccgtcccTGTAGCGGACGGGGCGGACAGCGGACCCGTGTACGGTccctcgccggcggcacgccgccaccttcagcagcagcagcaacaggcgTTTTGCCCACCATTCAACATCATGTGCTGAGTGTGTGCTGAGGAGACGTACgcgaagagctgcgcgcAGAGTGTGGTGACGAAGGTAGTCGGAGTGCCGGGGCAGTCGGTCGTTGCCATCGCGGTAAGGCCTCGCTTCACCGACGATGGTGCTGCCCCTGCTTCTCCGCCCCACCATCCGACGCTGATCCCGTCTCCTTGTGGGCGCGCATGCTGTGGTGCTTGCTTCTGTGTTGCCATGCGCGCTCctgtgctggtgtgtgcgGGCGTTGCGAGAGGAGGGTAAAGCGTGAGCGGCGGCCGGgagggtgaggaggggaCGGTGACACGTGAGATGGTCCGAGTCACCGTTGTGCCGCCGTCCGCGCCCTAGCCGCCTTCCTCTATCTAGAGAGCGCCGACGCATCATGACTAGATGGCCCTTCTCGTGCTTTTACCTGCTGAGTAGTGTGTGGCTTGCCGCCTTTTGTTGTGACGCATGTCGTTGGTGCGCGCGTGATGGAGTCTCACCTCGGTTGTGTGTGCGGAGACTGCACAGGGTGTCTGAAAGGACTCGAAAAAAGTAAGGGAAGGAGTAACAAGGGCGAGGACGCAGAGGATGCAAGTTCAGGAAGAGGCACCGTGCCACCCACAGCGGGTGCACACACGGCCAGGCACACTAGTcgaccaacacacacacgcataacTTGTACGGCTCCCTCATTGGACGTAAAAGGGAAGCAGGGGTCGCACGCGGGCGTCTGTGTATCTGTCTGTCGTTGTGTACGCAGGAAgacaccccccccctccgtggccgcctccctcaccctcgcctcctccgtgacTGTCTCTTCGCATCTTCTGTCCCTCtcacgcgcgcatgcatcctttcgcttctttctttttgttccccccccctctcgtATTTTGTGTGACATGCCTCCTCGACTATGTGTGTGGCCGGTGTGTGTCCTTGTTGGTTAGGGGAGGGAACACTCTTAGATCCTTTCGTCTTGTTCCgtggcccccctcctcctccattcTCTGTAGGGGGAGCTCTTcactctctctgcctgtccctgtctgcgcatgtgcgtgtgtgcgcgcgtttccttttttgttttgtgctCTAAACGGCGAATGCGAACGAAGCAACGCAGGCGTTGGAATCTCAAAATAGAGAGGCAGAGCCGAGAagacacccacccacacacacacacccaagGAAAGAGGAGACATCATGTCAGCAGGCGGTCAAGAAGAGACGCCGGGGGTGCGTGGATGGGGCGCTGTGGTCCAGTCTGCACCGCGCCCGCTCGAAGTGCTCGCCGCACGGAAATAAGTGAGGAGGGCATTGACGAGCGGCGGGCAGAGAGGCAGGAAAGGTGGCGTAAgtgccacacacgcacatttGTGTGCTCTCTCCTCCTGTCCTTGTTCGCTTCTCCAACCCGAATGCGTGACAAGAAGGAGAacggagagaaggaggtCGGGGTCGGATGCGGGAGCAGGCAGCAGGCAGCagctcccccccccatctgtctccctccctcctcccttctctgccATGCTTCACGGCGTACCCTCTTTCGCGCTGCGCTAGCACCGGACAGGCACAATGCGTAACaagcgtctgtgtgtgtgtgcgtgcctgtgcaggggagaggggggccgCCGTCTTGAGCCTTCCACTGTACTATCTGACTCGttgactctctctctctttttcctcgTTCTCCACCCAAATGATGTTCAGCAGCCAGTGCCGCTAGAATAGAAGGatcgggggggggcgagggcgagcagCGGACCCGCCCTGAGGGCGCGCTcacttttcgttttttttttttggtgccttcctcttccgcATCCGCGCATCTGTGTGCTCTTAACTTCACGCACGCTCTGGCTCAGAAACGCGCATGAGCGCCTACATGCTCGCAGGTACAGACACCGGTGCAGGCGCCGAGGCAACACCCTCGCCCGTCACTGGTTCAACGCACAGGCCCCTGTGTTATGCACCTCGTCGCGCCGCATGCCCATCAGCACACCGTCGTTGTGATCCTCCTCATACACCGACATGGACGCACAAGCCAAGCaacacctccctctccccacgGGTGCCAGGGAGGCCGCTCTTTTCAGTTGCTGtatggaggagaaggggagtTGGacaacgctgctgctggctctctcgaggaaggggaggaaggaCACGACCGTTCATCCCTCACCTGCTTGCTTCGGTCGGTAGTTTTCCCCGTCACCCGTTGCACCACGCACCCCGCCTCATGCTCATTTCTTCTTTGCGCAtcccctcgccccctccgGTGTTCTTCCTCACTCCCCTGCGACGAGACCGCGGTGAAACAACGGCAGCaagtggaggcggaggcgcggcaTCCATGCGCAAGTGTGTGATGGGGTACGCGACCGATGGAGGTCAACATTtctttcattttttttggCATATGTTTGCATGCAGAGCCCTCGTCtctttgcccccccccccccctccccgtggACAGTGTTCGAGggtctctttctctccctgtTTCCACCCTGAAGTTGCGCAGATGTGCGGCAGCTGTTGTGAGAGAAGGATGAggtgggaagggagggggtgacAGGCCTGTTCGCCTTGGCGACTTGGAAAGAGGGGTGCGGGGACGGGTGGCCAGCCACGCGGGGCTgagggggggcgggcgggggtTTGGTGGGGCGGCCAGCGTATCCCACGGCGCGCGGTCAAAGTGTTCTGTGGTGCACCCTGCTGGAAGGATTTCTTGAGCTGAAGTGCAAGAAGCACCCCAGCAACGTGCTGGAGGCCGTTCTGAGCTGCAGTGGCGATGTGCCACCGGTACACCGTTTTCCGTGCTTGGACGAGCTGCTTTTCACCCCagccgcccctctctcctcgaaGGCGGCTCCTGCTTTCTCCACTTCCCCTCAGTGTCGACCtagtgtgtctgtgtgtgcgggctCAGAAGCGCTCGCCTCcttccgcctccctcctcatgtctctttctctcttgtaCCGCATTTTTCCATTCATGCGTCTGCTCGGGCAGACTGCCCGCTGCTCGGCGGTCCGCCAAACGTGAGCATCTTCCTGCCTGCTGTCTCACTTCTATCATTGCGGCGTGCAACTGACTGGGGTGTTTgccagtgcgtgtgtgcgcctgctgatgcatgcatgtgtgtgtgtatctgttTAGCGTGCCATAGCAACGCGTAGGTGAGTTTAGGAGAGTCGTCCTTCCACCCATCCCCTGCACATGAACGTGTACTCACGGATGTGCACGCTAGGCGGCTTTGCCTCGCCTTCTTGTCACCCgaatggggagggggagggggcgcacgCAGGCGACCCACTGTGCGTATGAGAGGCGGGCTGTGCTTGGCGGGTTCGGCTTTGCGCACAAAAGGAGGATCAACGAAGGCTGCGGCGGAGAGCCGCTGGTGCGCGTTTGCCAACGAGCTAGCCTCCGCGCATCGTTTCTCGGTCACTGCACTGAACCTCGAGCTGCGAGAGAGATGGTGTGATGTGGGAGATGACGACTCTGGGTTGCTAACCCCTCCGTGCCCGAAAAAGCGGCGCGATGTGAGGCACCACTGCATACTTCCCCACCTTCCGTTGCTGGCGTGCTTGACATGTGCAGCGCCACGACTAGTATGCTTCCAGCAGGGCTCGCCATGGAAGACGCTGCAGCCCCTCCCCAGCCGCCATCTCCTTTGCTGCTCGTCCTGGGTCCCTACGAGACCCTCAGCGGTGCGCGACggctggcggtgccgcctgcgTCCCTGCACGCCTCGGAAAAGGGAGAAACAAAGAAGATCGGCGTCTACACAGGCGCACAGTGGTCCTCGCGctcgtgcatgcatgcggcTGTGTGCTCCGCGCACAGTCGTTGACGGCCGTGAGACACGTCACTGTGCACAACAAGAGCCCTCCACGGTGATGTGTCTCTAACGGTGGCCGTAACTCCTGCGTCTCTCGTTTACTCGATCATACCATCGCTACTCccgtctccctccttccctccctctccatgCCACTTGCATACCTCTTACCCGATGACCTCGTGTCCCTCGTCTCCCCCTCTCACAAAACCAACGAACTTACtacacacccgcacactcgCGTATGGCATGACTGCCAACCAAACACCGAAACACGCCATGCGaaactctctctctccacctttTTGTCATCCCGCCCTGCCCACACCGCACCGTAATCTCCGCGAGATCGAAGGGCGCCATCTCCATAATCCTCTCTTCCATCCTCATCATACGAATCGAggcctctcttttcctccctctctcccccttaTGTGCcaccgcccctctctctctcgttgtttGGGCATTGTACCGTCTcaccccctttttcttcgctaTGTGTTTATGAGTCCGTGTGCGCACATCTCTTCCATCTCCTTCCCAATCTTTACCCACGACGTGTGCGAGTCTCTTCTTGTTGTTGTGGCCCTCTTTAGAAGTAAGCGCTCTCTTCGGCTGTATTCTTTTCGCTTGGGAGCTTCCCCTTCATCCTCACCTACCGCCTCTCTGTCCGTCTCTGTCTCCTCTCTTCATAAACAGTtccgcacgcacaggcacactTGTGCATGCCTTCTTATTTTTTCCTTTATActttccccctttctccCGTACGCACGGAGGTTGTCGCACCAGCGCACGCTATCTCGCACGCAGGCGGACGCCAGTTCGTGGGCCTCGCTTCATCTCCACGATActgccgcttccgctgcagcactggCCCCACTGACAGCTCCACTTGCTTTGCATATTTCTTCGCTTACTTTTACCTTTTCTTGTTAACCTTCTAGACCACTTAAATACCGCCCTTCCaacttcccccctctccccatcctCTGTACCCCTCCGCCAGTATCACTGCCGTCTTCATCGACGGGAACTCTGTACCGCAcgctcctctcttcttcctcccgGCAGCCGTCGCCAACCACCGCATCACCTGCGTGCGTTCTCTTCGCTTGCACATCCTCCCATCGCCTTGTTGACGATCGCCCCGCCTGCTTGAGGCTCACGGATCTCCCTCGTCTCCCTTGCCACTCCACGACATGTCTTCGTCTGCCGAGCGGTTCCATCCGAGGTACTTCCCGGCCGTCACTGAGCGTCGCTCCATCGCGATGTCGAGAGAcgtggcaccgccgctgcaccgcaacGCTGGCCggtctgctgccgctgcgacgtttgtgcggccgccgcgcgcctcGCTGGCTGCTGTGCCCGCGCCCGCGAGCTGCGGCACTGCGGGGCCGCTGGAACAGgcctctcctgctgctgctgccgtgccgtgcgcgcgtggtGCTGGACTGCCGACGGTGAgcgcggtgccggtgctgtcgctggactgcgaggcggagcgcggctgcgctggcgtgGCGCCTGCGACGGTGGCCGCCACGGTGGCGCCCGCAGTgcacgtggcggcgccggtgtgcgGGACGCGCAGGCTTTCGGCGAtgcctgctgccgcgctggtggaggcgTTCAGGGCGACGTGCGAGGGGCACGTGGCGGACGTTGCGTGCACGCCGCAGggcaaggcgctgctgcaggcggcgctgcggacgCAGCGgccggaggtgctggacTCTGTGGTGACGGAGCTGTGCCCACGGctgcgcgacgtggcggtgGACGTGCACGGGTGCCACGTGCTGCGGACGCTGGTGGAGGCGTGCACTGCGGAGCAGACGGAGGCGCTGATTGGCGCGATGCACGCGTCGGTTGTGCTGAACATGTGCACTGCGTCGCAGTacacgcggcgcacgctgcagtcgctgTTCGAGCGGCGCGAGGTGGACCTGTCTGCGCTTGTGCACGTGCTCGCGGACAACGCGGGGTACCttgcggcgacgcagcagggGTGCATCTCGCTGATGCGCGTGTTCGAGCTgtgcgacgcggcgcagaaggcggagctggtgcgcgagctgctgccgaagTTGGCTGCGCTGTCGATGGATGCGTTTGCGAACTACATGGTGCAGTGCGCGATCGAGCACAGCGATCGCACGACGGCCGCGCAGTACGTTGTGGCCCACTTCACCGGCAACATATTGCAGATGAGCTGCAACAAGCACTCCAGCAACGTGCTGGAGGTTGTCCTGCGGTGCTGTGGCGAGGTcccggcggtgcggcgccttTTTCTGGACGAGCTGGTTTTCAACCCAGCCGCCctgaaggaggtggtgggcgaTCTGTACGGGAACTTTGTGGTGCAGGCGCTGATCGGCGTTGTGACGAACCCGATGGAGTTCAAGCGCGTGGAGGACCGCCTGCGCCCCGCACTGGTGGGGTGCCAGTTCGCGGCGAAGATCGAGGGGAAGATCAAGGCGAAGCGTCCAGTCCCGCCCCACGCGGGCGGTGCGGTGCACCATCATCCCTACCCGCAGTCGCACCAGCAACAAGAGGAGCCGCGTACCGTACTATGCCGTGCCTATCAGGATGCCGAGCTTCGCGAGGCGTACGACAAGGCGTGCGCGTCCGCACGCGCTTCAACCGCATCAACGGGCGAGACATCGActtcagcggcggcgaagcatTTCCGCCACTTCCCGTACGAACCACCTCGGTTCATCACCGTGCCCTTTAACTCGGTGGGCAAAAGCGCAGGCGGCGTGTTGTACGGCCACCCgtctgctgcgcgccgttacatgcagcagcagctccagcggcagccgctctCAAAGTAGCCGCGCCTTATCGCGACACCACGTGACAGACAGAAGCccgtctctgtctgtctctaCTTCTTCCCTTACTCCTCCCACCCTTGGAGTTTTCTTCCGGACTTTATGACTCGTTATCCTCCAtggcctcctcccccctttttttttcatatTGGTATGCTGTGTGCTGAATGTTGTTTGGCCTTCCCTGCGCCACCACTCCGTGGTTCCGGTCatacgcacgtgcgcatgtgtgcatctCTGCGCGGATGTGCACGCGCGTCTATGCGTGGTGGAGCAGGGAAGCGAAGAAAGGAAGGGATAACAGacacgagaaagagagaatgGTCTATGCACacgtatatatgtatatgcatgtcTGGGTAGGgatatatagatatataCGTATACATACATGGATATGCATATATctatatgtgtgcgtgtgtgtgcgacaTTGTTTCTTTACTCATCTCTGTCTTACTACAATGGTTTTCTTTGTTCCTTTTCGCTcttatgtttttttttttgcgctaGACATCCTCACTGCCCGTTTAAGTATCGCTCGAAACGGTTCGACCCCACCCCGACTCTCCCCCTTCCGTCGCCATGACTACCGTTATTACACATATGACGCTTATCCACGTCTACacttttttccctttttgttCCTCCGctacctctgctgctgctgctcattcTCCTCGGCTGCGCCTTCGTGTCGGCCCGTTTTGCACATTGCTGCTCGCACGCGCCCCCCTGCCCCCTTCGCCgtccccctttttccccGTGCGAACCGCCGTGCCAACTGTGCCGTACACGGgtagagaggaggaagaggaggtgagagagagagagaggccccccccccccacacacacacactcccccCTCACCACACAGAAAAACCAAAAAccaaaaacacacaaaaaaagtTACATCGCGCACATGTTCTGGTGGGATTTTTCTTTTGTGGTCGTTGTCGTTGTCGATGCCTCGGAGACGCGTGTTAcacacctctccctcttctgttttctttttttctttgtgttttCTGCCTTTCTCGTGCTggagtgcgcgtgcgctctaTGACATTCGGTGAGGAGGATACCCTTGCACACGTGCTCACTCGAGCACATCGACCAAGACGGTTCATTCACTTTCACAGAGCATACGTGCTCCGTCGCTGGCCAATCCCCCGGCCCCCTCGCCCCGTGATGAGACTCCCGATCAGACACGGATGGCTTAGACAGACCAATACAGgtcaaaaaagaaaaaaaatcaTTTCGACAAGGATtgacgaaaaaaaagcgcaaTCACTCTAAGAtaaacacacagacactaCTCCAAAGCAATCAAGTAGAAAATAATGCAGATGCTGACGCGCGTGTACCCTGAACACATGAGAAGGAAGTTGATTTTAGTAAGCCCACCCCCTCATcgtctcccttccctccgctTGTACGATGGAAAGCAGAAGACCACAGCTCTTGGAGAAGGCGATGAGTGGTCGCTCGCAGCATCCATGTGAGTCGACGACCTGTCACCGCACTCTATACCCTCTCGACCGCTTATGGGCCGGCACTTGGCCTTCTCTTCGCTCATCATCGCGGGCTTGAGGCAATTTGGGGGTTTTctcatttttctttttgttgttcgcGCTTGATGCATCTCTCTTGCACTCTACTCCGTCCCTCTtgttctccttctctctctcgcgttttttttttcgtgtggcGCCCTCTGCTTCTCCGCGCTTACTGACCGTGTGCCACGCTGCTTGGCGGCCCCGTTTTTCTTCCCCGTTTTGCTTTCGTTGTACtgcgagcgcgcgtgtgctggcgcaCTCTCCCCGGCAACTGCCGAAAGAACCGGTGCaggtgtctctgtgtgtctgtctgcggTGTTGATGTGGCCAGCTCGAcaacgcccccccccccccccgtttTCCTCCTGAGATTCACAGGGGTACTCTCCCACCACGCTTAGAAAGGGGACATAGGCACGTACATATGCGCATGTAGGGATGTGAGGTCGCCCCCCACTCAGCGAAACAAGAGCGCGAATCGAATgcgctcacacacgcacacacacgcacacacacacatagacatAGAGACAAGCGAAAGAGAGCTCGGCTTCAGCGAAGTGAGCGAAAAAGGCGTCTTTGGGCGTTGGGTGGAGAGGATGGAAGGCTCGGCGGAACGCGGCTCCCCAGCACGTACCAAGCgcacggccaccgccaccatcaaTGGCACCCCCACATCCTCGTCCCTCGGCATGCCGTCGAGCTTTCTTGTGCATCACACTGCTCACCTGCCAGCCCGTGCGGCCACGGGTCGGCCAAGAAGTCCCGTTCCCTCGCAGCAACCACCACTGCTACGTCGTGTGTCTCCATCCTACGCCCGATCGCCCTACGCCTCACCTGTGGTCGCGCACACGGAtgcggccgcctcctcgtccgcaCCACTAGACGATGCGTCGCGCATGCCTCTCGATTTACTGGAGCCAGCGGCTGCCCGCTGGGCATCGACGGCCGGCCGTGGGGGTCGCCGGGCACCTCGCGTGCGCAGCACTCTGGGTCCGCAGAGCGAAGTCGTTGACACCGGTGTTTTTGTGTGCCCCAACACAGTTGTGGCCGCCCTTTACTCAGCTGCACCAGGGCGCGGCCATGTAGTGGTGACCGCGGAGTCGGGTGGGTGGCTGCGGGTACGCGAGCAGCAGACTGGCGCCATtcgccatcagcagcaacT
Proteins encoded:
- the PUF9B gene encoding putative pumilio protein 9, which gives rise to MSSSAERFHPRYFPAVTERRSIAMSRDVAPPLHRNAGRSAAAATFVRPPRASLAAVPAPASCGTAGPLEQASPAAAAVPCARGAGLPTVSAVPVLSLDCEAERGCAGVAPATVAATVAPAVHVAAPVCGTRRLSAMPAAALVEAFRATCEGHVADVACTPQGKALLQAALRTQRPEVLDSVVTELCPRLRDVAVDVHGCHVLRTLVEACTAEQTEALIGAMHASVVLNMCTASQYTRRTLQSLFERREVDLSALVHVLADNAGYLAATQQGCISLMRVFELCDAAQKAELVRELLPKLAALSMDAFANYMVQCAIEHSDRTTAAQYVVAHFTGNILQMSCNKHSSNVLEVVLRCCGEVPAVRRLFLDELVFNPAALKEVVGDLYGNFVVQALIGVVTNPMEFKRVEDRLRPALVGCQFAAKIEGKIKAKRPVPPHAGGAVHHHPYPQSHQQQEEPRTVLCRAYQDAELREAYDKACASARASTASTGETSTSAAAKHFRHFPYEPPRFITVPFNSVGKSAGGVLYGHPSAARRYMQQQLQRQPLSK
- the PUF9A gene encoding putative pumillio protein 9; this encodes MSSSAGLRDLGRNQTTAQRAMVARKGAAPPLHRNAGRSAAAATFVRPPRASPAAVPAPASCGTAGPLEQASPAAAAVPCARGAGLPTVSAVPVLSLDCEAERGCAGVAPATVAATVAPAVHVAAPVCGTRRLSAMPAAALVEAFRATCEGHVADVACTPQGKALLQAALRTQRPEVLDSVVTELCPRLRDVAVDVHGCHVLRTLVEACTAEQTEALIGAMHASVVLNMCTASQYTRRTLQSLFERREVDLSALVHVLADNAGYLAATQQGCISLMRVFELCDAAQKAELVRELLPKLAALSMDAFANYMVQCAIEHSDRTTAAQYVVAHFTGNILQMSCNKHSSNVLEVVLRCCGEVPAVRRLFLDELVFNPAALKEVVGDLYGNFVVQALIGVVTNPMEFKRVEDRLRPALVGCQFAAKIEGKIKAKRPVPPHAGGAVHHHPYPQSHQQRPLSVPCTMPDHAGPCAPSVRATIPLSQMPVMSAGEARVPSQGYCHRPYDRNPLCCVPLAAEQQQPQKVEQAPSEHVYPADHFRFPILKERTAARTAGAVPVADGADSGPVYGPSPAARRHLQQQQQQAFCPPFNIMC